From the Thermococcus guaymasensis DSM 11113 genome, one window contains:
- a CDS encoding bifunctional 3,4-dihydroxy-2-butanone-4-phosphate synthase/GTP cyclohydrolase II gives MNLKEIRKALLDGKPVVLIDDRREFEADLIYPAEIASAEVVNFMLSAKGLLCLTMDMDEALKRGFFRLPSKEGETNFLIPVDYKETFTGITADERALTARKLAEGLGVDAFRYPGHLHLLGGIGLNRRRGHTESSLELMEFLGFKRYALIIEILDEKGDSHNREYALKFAEEHGLPVITTDDVWKEFVKRKQLIRVYANARLPTRYGDFRIISFENELDFKEHVAIVKEPYGDVPLVRVHSKCLTGDTLASLKCDCGSQLANSLRMIAQEGGILLYMDQEGRGIGLKEKIKAYELQDKGLDTVEANKALGYKADERTYEAAFQMLRALGVSRIRLITNNPAKVKALEEFGIEVVEIVPAPPEVTEHNRPYLKVKAEKLGHKLPFEV, from the coding sequence ATGAATCTTAAAGAGATTCGCAAAGCACTCCTCGACGGAAAACCCGTCGTGCTGATAGACGACAGGAGGGAGTTCGAAGCAGACCTGATTTATCCGGCCGAGATAGCTTCGGCCGAGGTAGTCAACTTCATGCTCTCGGCCAAGGGCCTGCTATGCCTCACGATGGACATGGACGAGGCCCTAAAGCGGGGCTTCTTCCGCCTGCCGAGCAAGGAGGGTGAGACTAACTTTCTAATACCAGTTGATTACAAGGAGACCTTCACCGGTATAACGGCAGATGAGAGAGCCCTTACCGCCAGAAAGCTCGCCGAGGGGCTGGGAGTTGATGCCTTCCGCTATCCGGGACATTTACACCTCCTCGGCGGGATCGGCCTGAACAGGCGCCGCGGCCACACCGAGAGCTCGCTCGAACTCATGGAGTTCCTCGGCTTCAAGCGCTATGCTCTAATAATCGAGATTCTCGACGAGAAGGGCGACTCTCACAACCGCGAGTACGCTCTAAAGTTTGCAGAGGAGCACGGCCTTCCGGTCATCACGACGGACGACGTCTGGAAGGAGTTCGTGAAGAGGAAGCAGCTGATAAGGGTCTACGCGAACGCGAGGCTCCCAACGCGCTACGGAGACTTCAGGATAATCTCCTTCGAGAACGAGCTCGACTTCAAGGAGCACGTGGCCATAGTTAAGGAGCCCTACGGCGACGTCCCGCTTGTCAGGGTGCACTCGAAGTGCCTCACCGGTGACACGCTTGCTTCCCTCAAGTGCGACTGCGGAAGCCAATTAGCCAACTCGCTGAGGATGATAGCCCAGGAAGGTGGAATACTGCTCTACATGGACCAGGAGGGCAGAGGAATAGGTCTGAAAGAGAAAATCAAGGCCTACGAACTCCAGGACAAGGGGCTCGATACCGTTGAGGCAAACAAGGCGCTTGGATACAAGGCAGATGAAAGAACCTATGAAGCAGCCTTCCAGATGCTCCGCGCCCTTGGAGTTTCGAGGATAAGGCTCATAACCAACAACCCGGCAAAGGTAAAAGCCCTGGAGGAGTTTGGAATAGAGGTTGTCGAGATAGTCCCTGCTCCACCAGAGGTAACCGAGCACAACAGACCGTACCTGAAGGTTAAGGCCGAGAAGCTCGGTCACAAGCTCCCGTTTGAAGTTTAG
- a CDS encoding riboflavin synthase: MFSGIVEGTGKARYSAGKLYVELPFEVKPGDSVAVNGACLTVVEFDGKRAVFDVGEETLNRTNLREAKLVNLERALKLGERLDGHIVTGHVDGTIRFITARRSGNTTWMAFEMPREKWGVAEKGSIALNGVSLTVARVEANRFWIQVIPYTLENTNLGHLKPGDKVNYEIDVLARYVKRIMEVRP; encoded by the coding sequence ATGTTCAGCGGAATCGTTGAGGGAACTGGAAAGGCCCGCTACTCGGCGGGAAAGCTTTACGTAGAGCTTCCGTTTGAAGTCAAACCGGGCGACAGCGTCGCGGTGAACGGGGCCTGTCTGACCGTTGTTGAGTTCGACGGGAAAAGAGCGGTCTTCGACGTCGGTGAAGAGACCCTGAATAGGACTAACCTCAGGGAGGCAAAGCTGGTGAACCTCGAGAGGGCCCTGAAGCTCGGCGAAAGGCTTGACGGCCACATAGTCACCGGCCACGTGGACGGGACGATTCGCTTTATAACCGCCCGGAGGAGCGGGAACACGACGTGGATGGCCTTTGAGATGCCCCGCGAGAAGTGGGGGGTCGCTGAAAAGGGTTCGATAGCGCTCAACGGCGTCTCCCTCACCGTTGCGAGGGTCGAGGCAAACCGCTTCTGGATCCAAGTGATCCCTTACACGCTCGAAAACACAAACCTCGGGCACCTCAAGCCAGGAGATAAGGTGAACTACGAGATTGACGTGCTGGCAAGGTATGTCAAAAGGATTATGGAGGTGAGACCATGA
- a CDS encoding ABC transporter permease, whose translation MSFVRKFLSIYKTDLKLLRRDPMLVYSVAMTLVLLLIVRYFKDRIGAYYPLLALLMMLFIPMIFGMIPGFMMADEKEDKTIQALQVIPISSEAFLAYRLTWASVVTVVMTGLAPTILDIEISRNGLLALMALFVLEVWIYGLLITVFSESRMQALTVSKVLGWLLMLPPLIKLVVEWRDLSTDWSRFTAFLPTYWLYRVFEGMALNDYGDFPTAVVVHLVWLIPLVVLFRRRVL comes from the coding sequence ATGAGCTTTGTGAGGAAGTTCCTTTCAATCTACAAGACCGACCTTAAGCTCCTCCGCAGGGATCCGATGCTGGTCTATTCCGTGGCAATGACCCTCGTGCTCCTCCTTATCGTCCGGTACTTCAAAGACCGCATCGGGGCTTACTACCCGCTGCTCGCCCTGCTGATGATGCTGTTCATCCCCATGATATTCGGCATGATTCCGGGCTTCATGATGGCGGACGAGAAGGAGGACAAGACCATACAGGCCCTCCAGGTGATTCCAATATCGAGCGAGGCCTTCCTCGCCTACAGGCTTACGTGGGCCTCTGTGGTTACGGTGGTGATGACCGGCCTCGCACCCACAATCCTCGACATTGAAATCTCGCGGAACGGCCTGCTGGCGCTCATGGCGCTCTTCGTGCTCGAGGTCTGGATTTACGGACTGCTCATCACGGTGTTCTCGGAGTCGAGGATGCAGGCACTGACTGTATCAAAAGTCCTGGGCTGGCTCCTCATGCTACCGCCGCTGATAAAGCTGGTCGTGGAGTGGAGGGACCTCTCAACCGACTGGAGCAGGTTCACAGCTTTCCTCCCGACCTACTGGCTCTACAGGGTCTTCGAGGGCATGGCCCTCAACGATTACGGTGACTTTCCGACCGCTGTGGTTGTGCATCTGGTCTGGCTCATTCCGCTGGTGGTGCTCTTCAGGAGAAGGGTGCTATGA
- a CDS encoding ferritin-like domain-containing protein translates to MFSNTRRLINQFVECNSVVKMQDPLEVAVERLKQLTKESLLAYWIKGEFEESELYAELAKRAKNLGLPDSLVETFWALSKESKEHGEKLETIYRKTYGKEPEPPDIPPIEVYPILHKFERAEDAIEALQMAMESEKLAMEVYTRLAKETSDPELRELFESLAKVERSHYERLEGELKLLKELFKEKEKKRG, encoded by the coding sequence ATGTTTTCGAACACCAGAAGGCTAATTAACCAGTTTGTAGAATGTAATTCGGTGGTAAAAATGCAGGACCCCCTTGAAGTTGCCGTTGAAAGACTAAAACAACTCACCAAGGAATCTCTACTCGCTTACTGGATTAAGGGGGAGTTCGAGGAGTCGGAGCTCTACGCTGAGCTGGCTAAGAGGGCCAAAAATCTCGGGCTACCTGATTCGCTTGTGGAGACATTCTGGGCACTCTCGAAGGAGTCAAAGGAGCATGGAGAAAAGTTAGAGACAATTTACCGAAAAACATATGGTAAAGAGCCAGAGCCACCGGATATTCCGCCCATTGAAGTCTACCCCATTCTCCACAAGTTTGAAAGGGCAGAGGACGCGATTGAAGCCCTTCAGATGGCGATGGAGAGTGAAAAGCTCGCCATGGAGGTCTATACCCGCCTTGCCAAGGAAACTTCTGACCCGGAACTCAGAGAGCTCTTCGAGTCACTCGCCAAGGTGGAGAGGAGCCACTACGAACGCCTTGAGGGAGAACTAAAGCTTTTAAAAGAATTGTTTAAGGAAAAAGAGAAGAAGAGAGGCTGA
- the ribD gene encoding bifunctional diaminohydroxyphosphoribosylaminopyrimidine deaminase/5-amino-6-(5-phosphoribosylamino)uracil reductase RibD: MSSEDEKFMRLALELAKRGEGWVNPNPMVGAVIVKDGKIIGVGWHKRFGDKHAEVNAIEDAKRKGYDVRGATMYVTLEPCSHWGKQPPCADRIIREGFKRVVVAMVDPNPLVSGRGIEKMRKAGIEVEVGLLEEEARKLNEIFIKYVTSKMPFVSIKLALTLDGFIATETGSSQWITGEKARQKVQELRRGHMAIMVGAGTVLADDPRLNCRLENCPEKVKVILDRSGRVANAIREGRKFRLFEDGRVIFFTERPELFEGIAEAYPITEPKEILKKLAELGIDSVLIEGGRIACQFLAFADKFYLFYGPKLFGNGIKPFECLKVQEASEAPVVRIESIERLGESFLVTAYPGGGDVQRNR, translated from the coding sequence ATGAGCAGTGAAGATGAAAAGTTCATGCGGCTGGCGCTCGAACTGGCGAAGCGCGGTGAGGGCTGGGTGAACCCAAACCCCATGGTTGGCGCGGTCATCGTTAAGGACGGGAAGATAATCGGCGTCGGCTGGCACAAGCGCTTCGGCGATAAGCACGCCGAGGTCAACGCCATAGAAGACGCGAAGAGAAAGGGGTACGACGTCAGGGGGGCGACGATGTACGTAACGCTCGAACCCTGCTCACACTGGGGGAAACAGCCGCCCTGCGCCGATAGGATAATCAGAGAGGGCTTCAAGAGGGTTGTAGTCGCGATGGTGGACCCGAACCCCCTCGTCTCGGGAAGGGGAATCGAAAAGATGCGGAAGGCTGGAATAGAGGTGGAGGTCGGCCTGCTTGAAGAGGAGGCGAGAAAACTCAACGAGATTTTCATCAAGTACGTGACGAGCAAGATGCCCTTTGTTTCGATTAAGCTCGCCCTGACCCTCGATGGCTTCATCGCGACGGAGACAGGTTCCTCCCAGTGGATAACAGGGGAAAAGGCGAGGCAAAAGGTTCAAGAGCTCAGGAGGGGGCACATGGCTATAATGGTCGGCGCGGGAACGGTTTTAGCTGACGACCCGAGGCTCAACTGCAGGCTGGAAAACTGCCCTGAGAAGGTGAAGGTAATCCTCGACCGCTCTGGCAGGGTTGCCAATGCCATCAGAGAGGGCAGGAAGTTCAGGCTCTTTGAAGATGGCCGGGTAATCTTCTTCACGGAGAGGCCGGAGCTCTTTGAGGGCATCGCCGAGGCTTACCCGATAACCGAGCCGAAGGAAATCCTCAAAAAGCTCGCTGAGCTCGGTATTGACAGCGTCCTCATCGAAGGGGGCAGGATAGCCTGCCAGTTTTTAGCTTTTGCGGACAAGTTCTACCTCTTTTACGGGCCCAAGCTCTTTGGGAACGGAATAAAGCCCTTTGAGTGTCTAAAAGTCCAAGAGGCCAGCGAGGCTCCGGTGGTGAGAATTGAGTCAATAGAGAGGCTTGGAGAGAGCTTCCTTGTAACGGCCTACCCCGGTGGTGGAGATGTTCAGCGGAATCGTTGA
- a CDS encoding peroxiredoxin, whose protein sequence is MVVIGEKFPEVEVKTTHGVIKLPDYFAEQGKWFVLFSHPADFTPVCTTEFYAMQKRAEEFRKLGVEPIGLSIDQVFSHLKWMEWIKENLGEEITFPVIADDRGELAEKLGMIPSGSTQTARAVFVVDDKGIIRAIVYYPAEVGRDWDEILRLVKALKVSDEKGVALPHKWPNNELIGDRAIVPPAGTVDAIKEREEAKAKGEIECYDWWFCHKKLD, encoded by the coding sequence ATGGTCGTCATAGGAGAAAAGTTCCCGGAAGTTGAGGTTAAGACCACCCACGGTGTGATAAAGCTCCCGGACTACTTCGCCGAGCAGGGCAAGTGGTTCGTTCTCTTCAGCCACCCGGCTGACTTCACTCCGGTCTGTACGACCGAGTTCTACGCGATGCAGAAGCGCGCTGAGGAGTTCAGAAAGCTCGGCGTCGAGCCGATAGGGCTGAGCATTGACCAGGTCTTCAGCCACCTCAAGTGGATGGAGTGGATAAAGGAGAACCTCGGCGAGGAGATAACCTTCCCGGTCATAGCCGACGACCGCGGTGAGCTCGCCGAGAAGCTCGGCATGATCCCGAGCGGCTCGACCCAGACGGCGAGGGCAGTCTTCGTCGTTGACGACAAGGGCATCATTCGCGCGATAGTCTACTACCCGGCCGAGGTCGGCAGGGACTGGGACGAGATACTCAGGCTCGTCAAGGCCCTCAAGGTCAGCGACGAGAAGGGAGTCGCCCTCCCGCACAAGTGGCCCAACAACGAGCTCATCGGCGACCGCGCCATAGTCCCACCGGCCGGAACCGTCGACGCCATCAAGGAGCGCGAGGAGGCCAAGGCCAAGGGCGAGATCGAGTGCTACGACTGGTGGTTCTGCCACAAGAAGCTCGACTGA
- the ribH gene encoding 6,7-dimethyl-8-ribityllumazine synthase gives MEVRTIEGGFIGTGLKMGVVVARFNDLLTEELLKGALDCFERHGVEEVEVVKVPGSFEIPLVAKRMAESGKYDAVLALGAVVRGETKHFDLVANEVAKGVAKVSLDTGVPVIFGVITVEDELQGFNRAGVKSNKGFEYAMAALEMANLIKKMRD, from the coding sequence ATGGAGGTAAGAACGATTGAAGGTGGCTTTATTGGAACCGGCCTCAAAATGGGCGTGGTAGTTGCCCGCTTCAACGACCTCCTCACTGAGGAACTGCTTAAGGGTGCGCTCGACTGCTTCGAGAGGCATGGGGTCGAGGAAGTTGAGGTTGTCAAGGTCCCTGGCTCCTTTGAGATTCCACTGGTGGCAAAGAGGATGGCCGAAAGCGGCAAATACGACGCGGTTCTGGCCCTTGGGGCCGTTGTGAGGGGCGAGACAAAGCATTTCGACCTCGTCGCCAACGAAGTCGCCAAGGGAGTTGCCAAGGTCTCCCTCGACACCGGAGTTCCTGTTATCTTCGGCGTCATAACGGTTGAGGATGAACTGCAGGGCTTCAACAGGGCGGGAGTGAAGAGCAACAAGGGGTTCGAGTACGCTATGGCGGCCCTGGAGATGGCAAACCTAATAAAAAAGATGAGGGACTGA
- a CDS encoding IMP cyclohydrolase produces MTYTGRTLGIGLMKGKPFAFYLLCSRSFPKRRAVIKGNAAYIENLTETENPYVSYPVVRLLEDYAVVTNGLQTDFIAQALEWESPKKALIHVLDALDYERDDYNTPRIAGIIGKDGRGWLGFAGKDEFWVRELELKEGKAFVTATYNLGFTEIEFPQFNTAQELAEKTMGLPFKNKVLAIGILSRENWELGWKRASE; encoded by the coding sequence GTGACATACACGGGCAGAACGCTCGGAATCGGCCTGATGAAGGGCAAGCCCTTCGCCTTCTACCTCCTCTGCTCCCGCTCTTTCCCCAAGAGAAGGGCTGTCATTAAGGGAAACGCCGCCTACATAGAGAACCTCACGGAAACTGAAAACCCCTACGTGAGCTACCCGGTCGTCAGGCTCCTTGAAGACTACGCTGTCGTTACCAACGGCCTGCAGACTGACTTCATCGCCCAGGCCCTCGAGTGGGAGAGCCCGAAAAAGGCCCTAATCCACGTTTTAGACGCGCTCGACTACGAGAGGGACGACTACAACACCCCAAGGATAGCCGGGATAATAGGAAAAGACGGAAGGGGCTGGCTCGGCTTCGCTGGAAAGGACGAGTTTTGGGTAAGGGAGCTGGAGCTGAAAGAAGGCAAGGCCTTCGTCACGGCCACGTACAACCTCGGCTTCACAGAGATAGAGTTTCCGCAGTTCAATACCGCCCAGGAGCTGGCTGAGAAGACCATGGGGTTGCCTTTCAAGAACAAAGTGCTTGCGATCGGAATTCTGAGCAGAGAAAACTGGGAGCTCGGCTGGAAAAGAGCTTCAGAATAG
- a CDS encoding cation diffusion facilitator family transporter — translation MGHHHHTGEVKGRILLSFALNIVITLAEIVGGLLSGSLALLSDSVHNLGDSMSLLASYFAIKIGERKANEKYTFGYRRAEILVAFVNSAVLVGVSLLLLVEAYRRYKNPEPIDGPLMLGVALIGLFANLFSVLLLHSHAHGLNVRSAYLHLLSDTLSSVAVVAGGIAIIKWNVLWVDPLITVLIALYILREAYEILRESIEVLMEASPELDLRAIKAELESIPRVKNAHHFHAWRVGEDEVHFECHLDVEDMPLSEAQKIIDEAEKRLRKFGITHITVQLEVDRCRGKNIICTGKGD, via the coding sequence ATGGGCCACCACCATCACACCGGCGAAGTTAAGGGAAGGATTCTCCTTTCCTTCGCCCTCAACATCGTCATAACCCTCGCAGAAATAGTGGGCGGGCTTCTCTCGGGCAGTCTAGCCCTTCTCAGCGACTCAGTCCACAACTTGGGCGACAGCATGAGCCTGCTCGCGAGCTACTTCGCCATAAAAATCGGCGAGCGGAAGGCCAACGAAAAGTACACCTTCGGCTACAGGAGAGCCGAAATCCTCGTGGCGTTCGTCAACTCGGCGGTTCTCGTGGGAGTTTCGTTGCTCCTTCTCGTCGAAGCCTACAGGCGCTACAAGAACCCCGAACCAATAGACGGCCCGCTCATGCTGGGCGTGGCTTTAATCGGCCTCTTCGCCAACCTTTTCTCGGTTCTCCTCCTGCACAGCCACGCGCACGGCCTCAACGTCCGCTCCGCGTACCTGCATCTGTTGAGTGATACCCTCTCCTCGGTGGCCGTCGTCGCGGGTGGAATCGCGATAATAAAATGGAACGTCCTCTGGGTTGACCCGCTCATCACGGTTCTCATAGCGCTCTACATCCTCCGCGAGGCGTACGAAATCCTCAGGGAAAGCATCGAAGTGCTCATGGAGGCATCCCCCGAGCTCGACCTCAGGGCGATAAAGGCGGAGCTCGAATCAATCCCCCGCGTTAAAAACGCCCACCACTTCCACGCCTGGCGCGTTGGGGAGGATGAGGTTCACTTCGAGTGCCACCTTGATGTTGAGGACATGCCCCTGAGCGAGGCGCAGAAGATTATCGACGAGGCCGAAAAGAGGCTGAGGAAGTTTGGAATAACCCATATAACCGTCCAGCTCGAGGTGGACAGGTGTAGGGGCAAGAACATCATCTGCACTGGGAAAGGGGATTAA
- a CDS encoding molybdopterin-dependent oxidoreductase, giving the protein MPFSVCMRDCYDTCAMISELKDGKLRVRGNPEHPITAGFLCPKGALLPKWFHAEDRLKRPLVRTGERGSGEFRETSWEEAITLVAKKLMEAIEKYGSESVLVYQYAGDRGVVNYAFPLRLFHYLNTAMLDYGVCDRAGQKALKDVYGTAVGLDPEELKNQKLLVYWGINAFWTNLHGFTFAKKHGLEIWTVDVVKTETAKRSDRFFQIRPDTDVLLALGAAKIIIEEELYDKDFVRENVYGFEEFKNYVKTLSLDYVSTETGLSVEEIGTFAREFAEKRGVIHIGYGFQRSLAGGEAVRAISILPALVGHRFGFIYDMKTIDKSYAEGAFLRTKPAKRIPQVKLAEYLERGEIKFIYIYNSNPLASLPNQNRLRKALEESDVFIVTHDIFLTDTALYSDVVLPANTFFERLDIAEGYYHRYVALNEPVARLYGKSNSEVTRLLARVLDIKNPYLYESDEEVIRKILELNGLSWEEIKAKGFVKIPEKPRKWETPSGKIEFYSQRAVERGLSPFPEYRKFKGNYPLRLLTPTHRMTITSQYHNTHGMIDPKLYINPTDANERGIKDGDTVEVFNEYGRVRTKAKLTEDLPRGVVLLYKAFWPALLGWNANFLTTDKTVEEYGNGSAYHSTWVDVRRV; this is encoded by the coding sequence ATGCCGTTCTCAGTCTGTATGCGCGACTGCTACGACACCTGCGCCATGATAAGCGAGCTTAAAGATGGAAAGCTTAGAGTTAGGGGCAATCCGGAACACCCGATAACAGCGGGCTTTCTCTGTCCGAAGGGTGCCCTTCTCCCCAAATGGTTCCACGCTGAGGATAGGCTCAAAAGGCCGCTCGTTAGGACGGGCGAGAGGGGAAGCGGGGAATTCAGGGAGACAAGCTGGGAGGAGGCAATTACTCTCGTTGCCAAGAAACTGATGGAGGCAATTGAGAAATACGGGAGCGAGAGCGTTTTAGTCTACCAGTATGCTGGCGACAGGGGTGTTGTCAACTACGCCTTCCCGCTGAGGCTCTTCCACTATCTCAACACGGCGATGCTCGACTACGGCGTCTGCGACAGGGCAGGTCAGAAGGCTCTAAAGGACGTCTACGGCACCGCGGTCGGTCTTGATCCGGAGGAGCTGAAAAACCAGAAGCTGCTCGTTTACTGGGGTATAAACGCCTTCTGGACTAACCTCCACGGCTTTACCTTTGCCAAAAAGCACGGGCTCGAAATCTGGACGGTTGATGTTGTTAAAACGGAGACTGCCAAGCGCTCGGACAGATTCTTCCAGATACGGCCAGACACCGACGTCCTCCTCGCACTCGGGGCTGCAAAGATAATCATCGAGGAAGAGCTCTACGACAAAGATTTCGTCCGCGAGAACGTTTATGGCTTTGAAGAATTCAAGAATTATGTAAAAACACTATCGCTTGATTATGTAAGTACAGAGACGGGCTTGAGCGTTGAAGAGATAGGAACCTTTGCCCGTGAATTTGCAGAGAAGAGGGGTGTAATCCACATAGGCTACGGCTTCCAGCGCTCCCTGGCAGGAGGGGAAGCTGTAAGGGCAATTTCGATTCTACCTGCGTTGGTGGGCCATCGCTTCGGCTTCATCTACGACATGAAAACGATAGACAAATCCTACGCCGAAGGTGCCTTCCTCCGGACAAAGCCGGCTAAAAGAATCCCTCAGGTAAAGCTCGCGGAGTACCTTGAGCGGGGCGAGATAAAGTTCATCTACATATACAACTCCAACCCGCTCGCGAGCCTGCCGAACCAGAACAGGCTAAGGAAGGCCTTGGAAGAAAGCGATGTCTTCATCGTTACACACGATATTTTCCTGACCGACACTGCCCTTTACTCTGATGTTGTCCTCCCGGCGAACACCTTTTTTGAGCGCCTCGATATAGCGGAGGGCTACTATCACCGCTACGTAGCCCTGAATGAGCCCGTTGCCAGGCTTTACGGGAAGAGCAACAGCGAGGTGACGAGACTGCTCGCAAGGGTGCTGGACATTAAAAATCCCTACCTCTACGAGAGCGATGAGGAGGTAATCCGGAAGATTCTCGAACTCAACGGCCTGAGCTGGGAGGAGATAAAGGCGAAAGGCTTCGTTAAAATTCCAGAAAAGCCGAGAAAGTGGGAGACACCGAGCGGAAAGATTGAGTTCTACTCCCAACGGGCCGTTGAGAGAGGTCTAAGTCCGTTTCCGGAATACAGGAAGTTCAAGGGCAACTACCCGCTTCGCCTGCTCACTCCTACCCACAGAATGACGATAACGAGCCAGTACCACAACACCCACGGCATGATTGACCCCAAGCTCTACATCAACCCGACCGACGCTAACGAGAGGGGAATCAAGGACGGCGACACCGTTGAGGTTTTCAACGAGTACGGCAGGGTAAGAACGAAGGCCAAGCTCACTGAAGACCTCCCGCGCGGAGTCGTTCTCCTGTACAAGGCCTTCTGGCCGGCCCTGCTCGGCTGGAACGCCAACTTTCTGACGACGGATAAGACGGTTGAAGAATACGGCAACGGTTCAGCTTATCACTCAACTTGGGTTGATGTTAGGAGAGTTTGA
- a CDS encoding TATA-box-binding protein — protein MSLKVENVVASIDLHGEIDVERVANELESVRYNPSVFPGAVYKMESFGVTFLIFYSGKLVCTGAKSVETIKKATEKLKRTLEAMGMKFKGEAEIQVQNIVAAGDLGFGTLDLDIVALTLPNVEYEPEIFPGVVYRVKNSRMTVLIFNSGKVVVSGARTEEDIERAVEELTRDFEKYGLL, from the coding sequence ATGTCCCTTAAGGTTGAAAACGTGGTGGCTTCCATCGACCTGCACGGGGAGATAGACGTTGAGAGGGTGGCGAATGAACTGGAGTCCGTACGCTATAACCCTTCCGTATTCCCGGGAGCCGTTTACAAGATGGAGTCCTTCGGGGTGACGTTTTTGATATTCTACTCAGGGAAGCTCGTCTGCACGGGGGCAAAGAGCGTTGAAACGATTAAGAAAGCCACCGAGAAGCTAAAACGAACGCTTGAAGCTATGGGCATGAAATTTAAAGGAGAGGCCGAGATACAGGTTCAGAACATCGTGGCAGCAGGCGACCTGGGCTTTGGGACGCTCGACCTCGACATCGTCGCGCTAACCCTCCCAAACGTCGAGTACGAGCCAGAAATCTTCCCCGGTGTGGTCTACAGGGTCAAAAACTCCAGGATGACAGTTCTCATCTTCAACAGCGGGAAGGTGGTGGTTTCTGGGGCCAGAACTGAGGAGGACATCGAGAGGGCCGTGGAGGAGCTCACCAGGGATTTTGAAAAATACGGCCTGTTATAG
- a CDS encoding mechanosensitive ion channel family protein: MDIDKPLPYVGITPMQIITAMVVLVVGFIVAKIIVASFKKGLQKTKLPGLVIEFFARFLSALLYVAVILLAVKALGVSVGSVVLGLSAVIGLILGFGMQDTLTNLAAGVWLAALRPFDKGDFVTVAGQTGKVEAVGVMSTELLTPDNVLITIPNKLVWGSVITNYTKMPTRRVSIDVGVAYGTDLDKAIKVAMDIMKSHPKVLKDPEPAVVITGLGDSAINLQLRAWAKIEDYGTVKGDLTKAIYEAYMREGIEIPFPQMGVHIKEMPR; the protein is encoded by the coding sequence ATGGACATTGACAAGCCCCTGCCGTACGTCGGGATAACACCTATGCAGATAATCACTGCCATGGTGGTCTTGGTAGTGGGCTTTATCGTGGCCAAAATCATAGTGGCCTCTTTCAAGAAAGGACTGCAGAAGACAAAGCTTCCCGGACTTGTCATTGAGTTCTTCGCAAGGTTTCTGAGCGCCCTTCTCTACGTGGCGGTAATCCTGCTGGCTGTCAAGGCACTTGGGGTTTCAGTTGGCTCGGTCGTCCTCGGCCTCTCTGCTGTGATAGGCCTGATACTCGGCTTTGGAATGCAGGACACCCTCACAAACCTCGCGGCAGGAGTGTGGCTCGCCGCCCTGAGACCCTTTGACAAGGGAGACTTTGTGACCGTCGCCGGCCAGACGGGAAAGGTCGAAGCTGTTGGAGTTATGAGCACGGAGCTCCTGACACCTGACAACGTCCTCATAACAATACCGAACAAGCTCGTCTGGGGAAGCGTGATAACTAACTACACTAAGATGCCGACGCGCAGGGTCAGCATTGACGTCGGCGTCGCCTACGGCACAGACCTCGATAAGGCGATAAAGGTTGCGATGGACATCATGAAGAGTCACCCGAAGGTGCTGAAGGATCCTGAGCCGGCCGTCGTCATAACTGGACTTGGGGACTCCGCAATAAACCTGCAGCTCAGGGCATGGGCCAAGATCGAGGACTACGGAACCGTTAAGGGCGACCTCACAAAGGCCATCTACGAGGCTTATATGAGGGAGGGAATTGAGATACCGTTCCCGCAGATGGGGGTTCACATAAAGGAAATGCCGCGCTGA